CCGCGAGGCGGAGCGGCTGCTGCGGGCGGCGCGGCGCCGGCTGGCCGCGGCGGAGGGGCGGGTGCGGAGCCTGTATCGGGAGCTGGAGGCCAGCGGGGAGGCGGAGCGGATGCGCCGCTTCGGCGACCTGATCCTGGCCCACCTGCACCTGGTCCCCGCGGGAGCGGCGGTCGCGTGGCTCCCCGACCTGGAGGGCGGCCAGATGGAGGTGGAGGTGGAGCTGGATCCCACGCTCCGCCCGCACCAGAACGCCGAAGCCTGGTACGAGAAGGCGCGCCGGCTGCAGCGCGCCGAAGAGCGGATCCCGGAGCTGATCGAGGCCGCGGAGGCGGAGGCGGCGCGCTGGCGCGAGGCGATCGGGGCCGCCGAGGCGGAGGGCGGCGCCCTCCCGGAGTGGGCGCTCCGCGCGGTGGAGCGCCCGATCGGCCGCCCCGCCCCGAAGGCCGACGAGGGGCCGCGCCTCCCCTACCGGCTGTTCCGCACCTCGGGAGGGCTGGAGGTGCGGGTGGGGCGCAGCTCGAAGGACAACGACACCCTCACCTTCGGCCACTCGGCCCCGGGCGACGTGTGGATGCACGCCCAGTCCGTCCCCGGGTCGCACGTGATCCTGCGCTGGACGGACCCCGCCGCACCCCCCGCGCGCGACCTGGAGGAGGCGGCGACGCTGGCCGCGCTCTACAGCAAGGCGCGCACGTCCGGGCTGGTGGCGGTGGACTGGACCCGGCGCAAGCACGTCCGCAAGCCGCGCGGCGCGCCCCCCGGCTCGGTGGTGCCGCAGCAGGTGAAGACGGTGTTCGTGGAGCCGGACCCGGCGGTGGAGGAGCGAATGCGGGGGGAGGAGTAGGGCGCGGCCCGCGGAGGCCCCCGCCCGGCGGGCCCACGGAGGCCCCCTCCCCCGGCCCCTCCCCCGCACGCGGGAGAGGGGAGCACGGCGGCTGCAGTTCGGCACCCACGCGGAGGTGGTGACAGGGAGGAGGCGGGGTGGTCGGAGGAAAAAGCCTTGTGTTCGAGCGCAGCGAGTTTGGCTTTTTCCGGAGCGCCACCCCGCCTCCGACCGTCCGCGCGAGACAGCCACAGCCGCGAAACGGCACGGCACCCCTCCGGGCACTGTGCCGTTGTCGTCGTACGAGTTGCAGGACGCGCCCCGCTATGCCGGCTGTGCCGCCCTCTCCGCGACCGGTGCGCTCCCGTCGGACACGGACTGCTGCGAGACGGCCGTGAACCGCGCCATGTAGCCGTTCAGCCGCTCCGAGACGTCCCGCAGCGCTTCGGCAGCCTGCTGGATCTCGGCCAGCGCTTCCGCCTGGGCGCGCGCGGCCTGCGCCACCGCGCGGGCGCCCGCCCCGTTCCGCTCCGCCACCTCGGCGACGGCGCCGAACTCCGTGTGCAGCCCCGCGATCCCGGAGCGCTGCTCCGCCACTCGCTCGGCGATGCGGCCGGTGAGCTGCGCCGCCCCTTCCGTCGCCGCGACGATCCGCTCCACCGCGTCCAGCGCGGTCCGCGACAGCTCGCCCACGTCCGCCACCCGCTGCGCCCCCTGCTCCATCCGCCGCACCGTGGCGGTCACCTGCGCGCCGATGGCGCCGGCCATCTCCATGGCCTGCTGCGACGCGTGCGCGCTGGAATCGGCCAGCTTGCGCACCTCGTCCGCGACCACGGCGAAGCCCCGGCCGTGCTCCCCGGCGCGCGCGGCCTCGATGGCGGCGTTCAGGGCGAGGAGGTTGGTCTGGTCGGCGAAGTCGCGGATGGCGCCCACCACGTGCGAGATGCGCTCCGACGCGCCCGCCAGCGCGCCGATCTCCCTCGCCTCCACGTCCACGAAGTCGCGCAGCTCCACCAGCCGGCCCACCGCCTCGAAGATGGCGCCGCGGTTCTCGGCGGCGAGGCGGCCGGCGTCGCGGCTGCGCTCGGCGACCATGGAGGCATCGTCCGCCATCTCGGCCGCGGAGACGGCGAGGAGCGAGGTCAGGTCCAGCCCGGCCGCGGTGCGCTCCCCCTGCACCGCGATCCCGGAGCCGATCTCCGCCGCGTGCGCGGCGACCCGCTCCCCGCTCTCCCGCATCCCGGTGGCGGTGCCGCCCAGGGCGCGGAGCTGCGCCTCGATCTCCCCGGCGGCGTGGGTCATGGGGCGCACCAGAGAGTCGAGCTGCAGCGCGAGCGCCACCTGCCGCCCGAAGCGCTCGATCAGCCGGAGGTCCGTGGGGCCGTAGCTGCGCGGCTTGTGGTGGGCGATCTCCAGCACGCCCATCATCGCGCGCCCGTAGCGGAGCGGCTGCTCCACCAGGGAGCGCACCTCGCCCCCGGAGGGGAGCCGGGGGTCCGTGCGGGCTTCCTCCACCACCACCGGTCCCACGGAAGTGAGGGCTGCGCGGCGCAGGGCGGCGGCCCCCTGCAGCGCGGCCGGGGGCTCGGTGGAGGGGTAGACGGGGACCAGCGCGTCGCCGGAGAGGACGTAGACGTGCAGCCAGCGCCACTCCACCAGGCGGGCGGCGAGCTGCTCGATCTCGCCGAGCGACTCGTGGAGCGGGACGCCCGCGGCGATCACCGTTTCCATCGCCATCACCTTGCGCAGCTCCTCGGAAGCGATCGCCTCCAGGACCAGCGCGCGGGCGAACACCCCGGCCGCGGCGATGAAGGCCAGGAGGAAGATCCACCCCGGCCCGTCGCCGTACAGGGCGAAGGCGCCCGCCACGGCCAGCGTAGCCGTCGCGCCCAGCGCCGCGGCGATCACCTCGTGGCGGAAGAGGACCATCCACTCCCCCGCGTGGAGCTTCCCGCGAAAGGCGAGGGAGAAGTAGAAGAGACCGCGGGAGAAGAGGAAGTGGGAGATCAGGAAGGCGACCAGCGCGGGGATCCCATCGACGGAGAGGGGATCCCCGCCGGGCGGGGCAACCACCCGTATGGCGGCGAGAAAGACCCCGGCGCCCGCGCAGGCCACCACGGCTTCGCGGCCGGCGTTCACCAGCGCCGGAAAGGCGCCCCTCCGCCGCAGCAGGTCGGTGGCGGCCGTCCCCGCCCACGCCGCGGCCACGGCCGGGACCGGAGCCCCCAGCAGCGTCAGCGCGCCCACCGGGACCACGGTCATGGTGACGTACGAGTACTTGGAGAGGGGGACCGCCCAGGCGCGGAGCGCCGCGACCGCCAGCGTCCCCACCCCGGCGAGCAGCCACCCGCGGGCGTCCGGAGGGGCGGCCAGCACGGCCGCGAGCAGCACCACGCCCCCGGCCCAGACCATCCCCCGGGCGTAGCCCCGGAGCACGGCCACCATCAGCGGCGGGAGCACCGTCCGCTCAGCCAGCTCCATCCCCGCCCCGCACCGTGGCCGCACGCAGCGCCCGGACCAGAGGGCGGGCGCCCTCCACCCCCTCGCGGCCGAGGAGGTCCACCAGCGCGCTCCCCACCACCACGCCGTCCGCGACGCGGGCGACCGTGGCGGCCTGCTCCGGCGTGGCGATGCCGAAGCCCACGGCCACCGGCACGTCCGTCGCGGAGCGCAGCTCCGCCACCTCGCGCTCCAGCCCCGCCGCCAGCTCCTGCCGCGCACCGGTGACACCGGTGCGCGAAACGTAGTACAGGAACCCGCGCGACGCCGCGGCGATCTCCCGCACCCGCTCCGGGAGCGTGGTGGGAGCCACCAGCCGGATCAGGTCGAGCGGAGAGGCGGCGAAGGCGCTCTCGAGCTCCGGGTCGGCGCCCACGGGGAGGTCGGTGAGGAGCACCCCCTGCGCCCCCGCCCCGGCCGCGTCGCGCAGGAACTCGGCGACCCCGTAGCGGAGGATGGGGTTGAGGTAGGAGAAGAGGATGACCGGCGTGTCGTGCGCCTCGCGGAAGCGCCGCAGCGCCTCCAGCGTCCAGCGGAGGTCCACGCCGTGCCCGATGGCCTCGAAGGAGGAGCGCTGGATGGTGGGGCCGTCCGCCAGCGGGTCGCTGAACGGCACCCCCAGCTCAATCACGTCGGCGCCCTCCTCCGCCAGCATCCCCAGGGCCCGCGCGCTGGCCTCGGGCGTGGGGTGGCCGGCCGTGATGTACGGCACCAGCGCGGCGCGGCCCTCCTCCCGCGCGCGGGCGAAGGCGCGCGCCAGCGTCGCCGCCTCAGACGAAGTAGTCGCCGACATTGATTCCGTACCGCTCGGGGTCCGTGGTCTTGATGATGGTCCGCTGCGGGGCGCCGGGCCCAGGGGCCGCCAAGTCCACCTGGAGCGGCGGGTCCACCGGCTGTCCCAGCGCGTCGAAGATGACGCGGACGACGGGCTCGTGCAGCGCCTCGGGCCGGGGGTTCGGCGCGACGACCACGGCCATCTCGTAGGTGTC
The Longimicrobiaceae bacterium genome window above contains:
- a CDS encoding NFACT RNA binding domain-containing protein, with translation REAERLLRAARRRLAAAEGRVRSLYRELEASGEAERMRRFGDLILAHLHLVPAGAAVAWLPDLEGGQMEVEVELDPTLRPHQNAEAWYEKARRLQRAEERIPELIEAAEAEAARWREAIGAAEAEGGALPEWALRAVERPIGRPAPKADEGPRLPYRLFRTSGGLEVRVGRSSKDNDTLTFGHSAPGDVWMHAQSVPGSHVILRWTDPAAPPARDLEEAATLAALYSKARTSGLVAVDWTRRKHVRKPRGAPPGSVVPQQVKTVFVEPDPAVEERMRGEE
- a CDS encoding methyl-accepting chemotaxis protein; the protein is MELAERTVLPPLMVAVLRGYARGMVWAGGVVLLAAVLAAPPDARGWLLAGVGTLAVAALRAWAVPLSKYSYVTMTVVPVGALTLLGAPVPAVAAAWAGTAATDLLRRRGAFPALVNAGREAVVACAGAGVFLAAIRVVAPPGGDPLSVDGIPALVAFLISHFLFSRGLFYFSLAFRGKLHAGEWMVLFRHEVIAAALGATATLAVAGAFALYGDGPGWIFLLAFIAAAGVFARALVLEAIASEELRKVMAMETVIAAGVPLHESLGEIEQLAARLVEWRWLHVYVLSGDALVPVYPSTEPPAALQGAAALRRAALTSVGPVVVEEARTDPRLPSGGEVRSLVEQPLRYGRAMMGVLEIAHHKPRSYGPTDLRLIERFGRQVALALQLDSLVRPMTHAAGEIEAQLRALGGTATGMRESGERVAAHAAEIGSGIAVQGERTAAGLDLTSLLAVSAAEMADDASMVAERSRDAGRLAAENRGAIFEAVGRLVELRDFVDVEAREIGALAGASERISHVVGAIRDFADQTNLLALNAAIEAARAGEHGRGFAVVADEVRKLADSSAHASQQAMEMAGAIGAQVTATVRRMEQGAQRVADVGELSRTALDAVERIVAATEGAAQLTGRIAERVAEQRSGIAGLHTEFGAVAEVAERNGAGARAVAQAARAQAEALAEIQQAAEALRDVSERLNGYMARFTAVSQQSVSDGSAPVAERAAQPA
- the trpA gene encoding tryptophan synthase subunit alpha, with the translated sequence MSATTSSEAATLARAFARAREEGRAALVPYITAGHPTPEASARALGMLAEEGADVIELGVPFSDPLADGPTIQRSSFEAIGHGVDLRWTLEALRRFREAHDTPVILFSYLNPILRYGVAEFLRDAAGAGAQGVLLTDLPVGADPELESAFAASPLDLIRLVAPTTLPERVREIAAASRGFLYYVSRTGVTGARQELAAGLEREVAELRSATDVPVAVGFGIATPEQAATVARVADGVVVGSALVDLLGREGVEGARPLVRALRAATVRGGDGAG